Proteins encoded within one genomic window of Gasterosteus aculeatus chromosome 18, fGasAcu3.hap1.1, whole genome shotgun sequence:
- the LOC120814273 gene encoding ankyrin repeat and SOCS box protein 2, which translates to MMAVSEVNLDDYSVYSHLSDEELVQIAVERSLCEKLHEDPLPSTVPFEPIGLDPDWRRPDPLRHRAYDPSSRPPPLDLPCVHQCVKPPNSLSQFLYEAPRSQLSPLQSLIINGDAAALMALVRQSFGGLMEPDNEGWIALHEASFYGQLQCLAILIKAYPDSVNRCTLKSQTALLLAAGRGNVSCVDFLLKNGASPNIFNKERETPLFAACENPSEDIVALLLRSGAQVNRCSLQGTSALHEACRHGQLKLCRLLLEAGGDLRIKNIYGIQSFFIAAQHGHTDIIKLLAGEGADINEQAGDGASPLFEACKNGHVCGVNALLILKADANLSMKSGLLPLHVAIQKKHSRIVSLLIPVTSRVRIQHSGISPLHIAAENNSDDIMELLIKSGFDVNSKLSEDRSKMYKDRRSTPLYFSVYNGNLQATKMLLEAGADPNLDVFNALLIAVQLGRMDMAVLLLKYGANVNAQISPQLSWFPAALLLKIESLPMFKLLLDNGCDAQPCFNCPYGQKSHPALSPALRPIEEMRHSREAPPPSCLHFCEAVSSSSFCLAAGPIISLLLDYVSHVCLCSRLLEVLESRSDWVDIRLKALPPHPLMQLCRLEIRRLVGVQRLKLICTLPLPTRLICFLNHNTTPHSPEVPLF; encoded by the exons ATGATGGCAGTGTCTGAGGTGAATCTGGATGACTACAGTGTTTATAGCCACCTGTCTGATGAGGAGCTGGTGCAGATCGCTGTGGAAAGAAGCCTCTGTGAGAAACTCCATGAGGACCCATTACCATCCACTGTCCCGTTTGAGCCCATTGGATTGGACCCAGACTGGAGACGTCCTGACCCCCTAAGACACAGGGCCTATGACCCTTCATCCAGACCTCCTCCTTTAGACCTTCCCTGTGTACATCAATGTGTAAAACCCCCCAATAGCTTGTCCCAGTTCCTCTACGAAGCCCCCAGAAG TCAGTTGAGTCCTCTGCAGTCACTGATTATAAATGGAGATGCAGCGGCTCTGATGGCTTTGGTCCGACAAAGTTTTGGTGGTCTGATGGAGCCAGATAACGAAGGCTGGATAGCTCTTCATGAAGCGTCTTTTTACGGTCAGCTGCAATGTCTTGCAATCCTCATCAAAG CTTATCCCGACTCGGTGAACAGATGTACTTTAAAAAGTCAGACCGCTCTGCTGCTGGCAGCAGGTCGAGGAAACGTTTCCTGTGTTGACTTCCTCCTGAAGAACGGAGCCAGTCCAAACATCTTCAACAAGGAACGCGAGACGCCGCTGTTCGCAG CCTGTGAGAACCCGAGTGAAGACATTGTAGCCCTGTTGCTGAGATCTGGAGCTCAGGTGAATCGCTGCAGCCTTCAGGGAACCAGTGCTCTTCATGAAGCCTGCAGGCATGGACAACTAAAGCTCTGCAGATtgctgctggaggctggaggagaTCTCCGCATCAAAAATATTTACGGTATCCAATCGTTCTTCATCGCTGCTCAGCACGGACACACCGACATCATCAAACTGCTCGCTGGAGAAG GTGCAGATATAAATGAACAGGCAGGAGATGGAGCTTCACCGCTTTTTGAAGCCTGCAAGAACGGCCATGTTTGTGGTGTCAATGCCCTTTTGATTCTGAAAGCTGACGCTAACCTATCCATGAAGTCGGGCTTGCTTCCTCTCCATGTGGCCATTCAGAAAAAACATTCACG aatTGTGTCACTTCTGATTCCAGTGACCAGTCGGGTCAGAATCCAGCACAGCGGCATCAGTCCTCTGCACATTGCCGCAGAGAACAACAGTGATGACATCATGGAGCTGCTGATCAAGTCCGGCTTCGATGTGAACAGTAAGCTGTCGGAGGACCGCTCCAAGATGTACAAAGACCGCCGTAGTACACCGCTCTACTTCTCCGTGTACAACGGCAACCTGCAGGCTACCAagatgctgctggaggccggagCGGACCCCAACCTGGACGTCTTCAACGCGCTGCTCATCGCTGTGCAGCTGGGCCGGATGGACATGGCGGTGCTGCTACTGAAGTACGGCGCCAACGTCAACGCTCAGATATCCCCGCAACTGTCCTGGTTCCCGGCCGCTCTCCTGCTGAAAATCGAGTCTTTGCCCATGTTCAAGCTTCTGCTGGATAACGGCTGCGATGCCCAGCCCTGCTTCAACTGTCCGTATGGACAGAAGAGTCATCCAGCTCTGAGTCCAGCACTCCGTCCCATTGAGGAGATGCGTCACAGCAGAGAAGCACCGCCGCCGAGCTGCCTTCAT ttttgtgaGGCGGtgtccagctcctccttctgccTGGCAGCAGGTCCGATTATCTCGCTGCTCTTGGATTACGTCAGTCACGTCTGTCTCTGCTCTCGGCTGCTGGAGGTTCTGGAGAGTCGCAGCGACTGGGTGGACATCAGGCTGAAAGCTC ttcCTCCACACCCTCTGATGCAGCTCTGCAGGTTGGAGATCAGACGTTTGGTCGGAGTTCAAAGACTCAAACTGATCTGCACCCTGCCACTTCCGACGAGACTCATCTGTTTTTTGAACCATAATACAACTCCTCACTCACCTGAGGTCCCCCTATTTTGA